From one Lycium ferocissimum isolate CSIRO_LF1 chromosome 7, AGI_CSIRO_Lferr_CH_V1, whole genome shotgun sequence genomic stretch:
- the LOC132064115 gene encoding putative pentatricopeptide repeat-containing protein At3g25970, with the protein MKLLYSSLAKVTSTHCRAIKSAHISDTYTATTILNGYTKWREIGVALKLFDEIPRRDTASWNIMVSGYVNSGNFQTAWVFINLMKEHGFYLNDYTFGSILKGIASNGLLSLGQQVHCDVVKMGYVGNVYSASALLDMYAKCGKVDDANEVFQRMPERNYVSWNAIIAGYSGKGDIEYCFRLLRGMEQEGMQLDDGTFSPLLTLLNEDRFYKLTMQVHAKVEKLGLGCEVKVFNALITAYSQCGSIGSAESVFDGTIICRDLVTWNSMLAAYLEHDEERRAFEIFLDMERLGLEMDSYTYTSILSGCFEGRHNSQGKCLHALVIKRGLENVTIISNALIAMYSKSCTNSMNDALAVFENLDSKDSVSWNSILTGLSQKGWSEIAFKFFSKMRVENLEMDEYSFSATLRSCSDLATLRFGQQVHASALKLCSESYKYVSSALILMYSNCGIIEDAWKSFEVSPKESSISWNSIMFAYAQHGQGKLVLDLFVLMKQSEVKLDHITFVAVLTACSHIGFVEEGYRFFKYMEADFGIVPRMEHYACAIDLLGRAGRLEEAKELVKGMPFDPDAMVLRTLLGTCRSCGDIEYASEVASRLLELEPGEHSTYVLLSDMYRQFKKWDKIANIKRLMRERSVNKVPGWSWIEVQNEVHAFNAEDLSHPHCQEIYAKLRELTDEIMFSESENASRLTISTSDQESVV; encoded by the coding sequence ATGAAGCTATTGTACTCATCCTTGGCAAAAGTAACGTCAACCCATTGTCGAGCTATCAAGTCAGCACACATTAGTGATACATACACTGCCACTACCATCTTAAACGGATACACAAAATGGAGGGAAATTGGTGTTGCTCTCAAGTTGTTCGACGAAATTCCCCGCAGAGATACTGCTTCTTGGAACATCATGGTTTCTGGATACGTCAATTCTGGGAACTTTCAGACTGCTTGGGTGTTCATTAATTTGATGAAAGAACATGGGTTTTATTTAAATGACTATACTTTTGGAAGTATACTAAAAGGAATTGCTTCTAATGGCTTATTGTCCTTAGGCCAACAGGTGCATTGTGATGTGGTTAAAATGGGCTATGTCGGGAACGTTTATTCCGCAAGTGCTCTACTGGACATGTATGCTAAGTGTGGCAAAGTTGACGATGCGAATGAAGTGTTTCAACGCATGCCTGAACGTAATTATGTCTCGTGGAACGCTATAATAGCAGGGTATTCAGGGAAGGGGGATATAGAGTATTGTTTTCGGTTGTTGAGAGGTATGGAGCAAGAGGGTATGCAACTTGATGATGGAACATTCTCTCCGCTTTTAACGTTGCTTAATGAGGACAGGTTTTACAAGTTGACTATGCAGGTtcatgcaaaagttgaaaaactTGGTTTAGGTTGTGAAGTCAAAGTGTTTAATGCTCTAATTACTGCATATTCCCAATGTGGGAGTATTGGAAGTGCGGAAAGTGTTTTTGATGGTACTATTATTTGCAGAGATTTGGTAACGTGGAATTCAATGCTAGCAGCTTATTTAGAACATGATGAGGAGAGGCGGGcatttgaaatattcttggaCATGGAAAGGCTTGGGTTGGAAATGGATTCTTATACATATACTAGTATATTAAGTGGTTGTTTCGAGGGTAGACATAACAGTCAAGGAAAGTGTTTGCATGCTTTGGTTATTAAGAGAGGATTGGAAAATGTAACTATAATCTCAAATGCGTTGATTGCCATGTATTCCAAATCATGCACAAACTCTATGAATGATGCATTGGCAGTATTTGAAAACCTGGATTCAAAGGATTCTGTTTCTTGGAACTCCATTTTGACCGGATTGTCACAGAAGGGTTGGAGTGAAAttgcttttaaatttttttcaaaaatgagGGTGGAAAACCTCGAGATGGATGAGTATTCCTTTTCCGCCACCCTTAGATCTTGTTCAGATTTGGCTACTCTTCGATTTGGTCAACAAGTTCATGCCTCGGCACTAAAACTGTGTTCCGAGTCATACAAGTATGTGAGCAGTGCTTTGATACTTATGTATTCCAATTGTGGAATCATTGAAGATGCTTGGAAGTCCTTTGAAGTTTCTCCCAAAGAGAGTTCAATATCTTGGAACTCGATCATGTTTGCTTATGCACAACATGGGCAGGGCAAACTCGTGCTTGACCTCTTCGTCCTAATGAAACAAAGCGAAGTGAAGCTAGATCATATAACTTTTGTGGCAGTCTTGACTGCATGCAGTCACATTGGTTTCGTTGAAGAAGGTTACCGTTTTTTCAAATATATGGAAGCTGATTTTGGAATTGTTCCTAGAATGGAGCATTATGCGTGTGCGATTGATCTACTTGGGCGGGCTGGACGTCTTGAGGAGGCAAAGGAGCTAGTTAAAGGGATGCCATTTGATCCTGATGCTATGGTCTTGAGAACTTTACTCGGTACTTGTAGATCATGCGGTGATATTGAGTATGCAAGTGAGGTGGCTAGCCGTTTGCTCGAATTGGAGCCAGGAGAGCATAGCACTTATGTGTTGCTCTCAGATATGTACCGACAATTTAAGAAGTGGGATAAAATAGCTAATATTAAGAGGCTGATGAGGGAAAGGAGTGTCAACAAGGTACCTGGTTGGAGTTGGATAGAAGTTCAAAACGAGGTGCATGCTTTCAATGCGGAGGACCTTTCACATCCTCATTGCCAAGAAATTTATGCGAAACTGAGAGAGTTGACAGATGAAATCATGTTCTCTGAATCTGAAAATGCAAGCAGATTAACGATTTCTACGAGTGATCAGGAATCAGTTGTTTAA